One stretch of Gopherus evgoodei ecotype Sinaloan lineage unplaced genomic scaffold, rGopEvg1_v1.p scaffold_60_arrow_ctg1, whole genome shotgun sequence DNA includes these proteins:
- the LOC115643463 gene encoding zinc finger protein 345-like has protein sequence MCRSHEERKSCEIRRRTETEQGNQPGEKLSTFIYCWGTHKDHKETTVQQKILRGKRKYTCPECGDSFSDGSALIKHQRLHMGEKLYECCKCGKTFNRISHLTRHRRIHTGERPYECCECGKAFTCSSQLTRHEIIHTAERPYECRECGKTFTLSSYLTTHERMHRGERPFQCSQCAQSFTRSSSLIRHERTHTGERPYKCCECGKSFTSSSNLIQHQRIHTGERPYECGECRKAFNCSSELTRHERIHTGERPHVCSQCGKTFALRSDLTTHERIHTGERPFQCSQCGKTFTRSSDLTRHVRIHTGERPYECCECGKSFICSSKLIQHQRIHTGERPYKCGECGKTFSCSSKLTRHERMHRGERPYECRECGKTFTYSSDLTTHERIHTGERPFQCSQCGKSFTRSSDITRHERIHTGERPYECRECGKSFISTSNLIKHQRIHTGERPYKCGECGKAFNCGSQLTRHERIHTGERPHEC, from the coding sequence ATGTGCAGAAGTCATGAGGAGAGAAAAAGCTGTGAGATTAGGCGCAGGACAGAGACagagcagggaaaccagccaggggagaaattgAGTACATTTATTTACTGTTGGGGAACTCACAAGGACCACAAAGAAACCACAGTCCAGCAGAAAATCCtcagaggaaagagaaaataCACATGCCCTGAGTGTGGGGACAGCTTCAGTGACGGCTCCGCCCTTATTAAACATCAGAGACTCCACATGGGAGAGAAACTCTACGAATGCTGcaagtgcgggaaaaccttcaatcGCATTTCACACCTCACTCgacatcggagaatccacacgggagagcgcccctatgaatgctgtgagtgcgggaaagcCTTCACTTGCAGCTCACAGCTCACTAGACATGAGATAATCCACACGgcagagagaccctatgaatgtagagagtgcgggaaaaccttcactctCAGCTCGTATCTCACTACCCATGAGCGAATGCACAGGGGGGAGAGGCCCTTTCAATGCTCTCAGTGTGCGCAAAGCTTTACCAGGAGCTCATCCCTCATTAGACATGAGAGAAcgcacacgggagagagaccctataaatgctgtgagtgcgggaaaagcttcacttcCAGCTCAAATCTTAttcagcatcagagaatccacactggggagaggccctatgaatgtgGCGAGTGCAGGAAAGCCTTCAATTGCAGCTCAGAGCTCACTAgacatgagagaatccacacgggagagagaccccatGTGTGCAGccagtgcgggaaaaccttcgctCTCAGGTCAGATCTTACTACccatgagagaatccacacaggggagaggccctttcagtgctctcagtgtgggaaaaccttcactagGAGCTCAGACCTTACTAGACATGTGAGAATCCAtacgggagagagaccctatgaatgctgtgagtgcgggaaaagcttcatttGCAGCTCAAAGCTTAttcagcatcagagaatccacacaggggagaggccctataaatgcggcgagtgcgggaaaaccttcagtTGCAGTTCAAAGCTCACTAGACATGAGAGAATGCACAGGGGGGAGAGACcttatgaatgccgtgagtgcgggaaaaccttcacttACAGCTCCGATCTTACTACCcatgagagaatccacacgggggagAGGCCCTTTCAGTGCTctcagtgtgggaaaagcttcaccaGGAGCTCAGACATCACTAgacatgagagaatccacacgggggagagaccctatgaatgccgtgagtgcgggaaaagcttcatttCCACCTCAAACCTCATTAAACATCAGCGAATCCACACTggggagaggccctataaatGTGGGGAGTGCGGGAAAGCCTTCAATTGCGGCTCACAGCTCACTAgacatgagagaatccacacgggagagagaccccatGAATGCTGA